The following nucleotide sequence is from Salvia splendens isolate huo1 chromosome 2, SspV2, whole genome shotgun sequence.
TAGAAGATTACTGAGTTGGGAGAATGTCGAAGACTTGTAAATTGACCAACTAGGTAGACAATTGTCCTAGGACACATCTTAAGGTCATTTCATGATGACCAGGAATTCCAAGTAATACAACGAACATTTTTATACATAAGTTTGACTTTGAATTCAAACTGTACAATCTATCAGCgaacaaaaatgaaaagaacaaaaaaaaaacaaaaaataatgcaaaataatCTCAAATCTGATTCATTCATTGTCGGAGATATTTTGTTTATAACTTTTATTTAGTTAAGGTATCAGAAAAGAATAAATCTCAACGTTCACAGATTTTTTTTAGTTCACttaaaacaaatactccctgttcacaaaaaatagattaaattgTAAATGacagattttaatgcataattggtaaaataagaaatatttattaaaaaaaatagattaagttgtaaatgacatattttaatgcataattggtaaagtaagaaaggaagagagaaaatatggTGGAAATAGTGTTAGTAGATTGTGGGATCTACATTTAGAATGACGTATATGGTTAATATTGGtttaaaagtttttatttttaaacagAGTCTAAATTTTGgtggacgaactaaaatgataaaacttgtctatttttttagaCGGGAGGAGCATATGTACTCATTTTGTCCTCAAAATAGACGGGGCACttattttaatactactatatgcAAAATAGTATAGTTCGTGAATGGGAAAATATGACATTCATTACCTTTTTATATTGCTGAGATAACGAGGTTTTGTGTAATTATTTTTAGAATAAAGgccaaaactggtcctgaacatatgactattttactatttttgtcctaaactttatcttttgaatttttacatcccgaacatttcaactcggatcacaattgatCCTCCGTTTACAATTCCGTTAATTTTATAACGGTCAACGGGTTTAACTCAATTTTGACCGATTAAAGCtcttaattatgatttttaactcactaattatatcattaattattattctaatttattactcctaataaaacaaaacaactatattaacaataaatatactaaaaacaaatgaaattaaaataacaaattaaaattaaaatcatttaaaatacaaaataaatactactacaaaacaaataaaaattaaaaaaagaaaatcaagaatCAAATTCCAGAACTAAGAATTTTATGATGCTGAATCAATAGAAATCGACCTACATCTACACCAAACCCAGAGATTCATCCAAAATTTGACAATTTTTTTTGCCAAATCATAAGATCAAATCCGCTCCAAtctaataaaaaatttcaaaataaagaGGCTAAATTCCAGAAATTAACACAAATTCAGATCTACATCCAACCAAATTGGAAAAGCTCACAGATGGCAACTATGGCATGAACAACGGCGACCATGAAGCGAATCGGCTCATATCTCCTCAACAAGAAATCATGATTGTTAGCATTTGTAGAAGCTCCGGTCTGTGCTACTACCGTCGGGTTGCGGCGGCCATGGCATAGAGGTCGATGGCAGAGAGAAGTGAAATGGACGAGATAGAAAGAGAGGGGTGCTCAAGAGAGAGAGCAGAGATGGTTCGCTGGTAGCTGCGACCACTATGTCGGCTCGCCGATAGTAGAGATGTGGCATTTCCATTTCATtatcttttttaatatttagtatttgttttgtagtatttattttgtattttaaatgattttaattttaaaataattaatgatataATTAGGGAGTTAGTAGTCATATTTAACagcttaatttggtcaaaatcaggATTAAAAACGTTGACCGTTACAATTTGACGGAAAAGTTAGTTTTGGaccgattgtgatccgagttgaaatggtccaaaatcgtaaaatgagcatatgttcaggaccacttttggcctttactcttattTTTATTACGAACTATATAAACAATCTCTAATCTTTGAAAAGtgaataaatataatttctaaattttaaaaaatagtatatGAGACACTCTTGAAATTAGAGTATAATTACATTCATAGtttttttcagattttgaaCAAATTTCTAAAAACAAACCAACAGTAAACCACATCTTATTCCAAATGTAGTTGCATGAGAGAGAGGATGAAGGAAACATACCAAGAAAAAGAGCCAACAATATCCTGTGGACTGCCCACATTTCAACGATGCGTCGACAAAATTCTCAGGTTAGATTTCTACACTCCAATAAACGACTATAACACACAAGCCACCGGTTTCAGGCCAGGATCAACAAGAACAGCAGCACAGCTTaaactttttcaccatccactgaaaaaaatttaaagagcAAAATTAACATCTCAGAAATGATTGAATTGGATACATTAGAGCCAAAGATAAAGGTCAATCCTCTTCACCTCAAGGAGGGGAAGTTGATGGATGGGAACACCAAACTGCTTGATGATTTCATTGTTGATGCCATGCCATTTCTGTCAATTAGCTTTGCAGACCGAACGCTTTGCTCCGACTGGTGAAACACTTCAAACCATGTGCCAAGGCACACACAAGCAAGGATCTACTCATCACTGAGTTGGTGATCACTAGTTTAACATGGTGACGATCAGCATGATGTCATTAAATTTGCAGTAGCTAAACTAAGTAATTCGTGATTGCAAGTGGTGTGATGGGTTTTCCTCACAGGGCATGATCATTTCAGAAACAGGCATGATTTCAAGGTAAATTAACGAGTTAGCGAATAATCTGTAGTGTCGATGTATCCCACCTTTTAACGCCACAGTGTTGGATGATAAGACAAACACGTCAATGATTACAATCACAGAGGAAGGGAATTCCCAGACCTACAGAACACAAATTGGGATTGAACAAAATAAGCAAATCTATACATTGGTAACCCATAGTAGTCACTTATAGAAAGAGAGGACTACAGATTGGCATAAGTACTTTTTCCACAAATCACCAACTCAACTGTGTGACAGATGCAAGTTTCATAAGTGGAAAATTTCAGGGTGCAGGAATAACAGTGGTATAGTTGGTGGCAAATTCTGACTGAAAGAAGCAACATTGGTAAAATATTCCCATGTCCGCGTGCTATGGTGGGAATTTCGCAAAGTTCAGATAGTTAAGTGGCTGGAGTTGTTACATCAAATATATGTGAGGGAGAAAAAGTATAAATATGGTGATAGTTCGGAGGGAACTGCATCATTTTCCCTCATTAGTAACAAAGGTCAACACATGCAAATGTGTGCGATGTAATAATCAACAAGGAAATATAACAACATGATGCTCATAAGAGCAAGCATCAGTATGAAACATACCATCATGGCCAAAACAAAGAGCTTGAAGTAACTTGAAACAACGACTACAAACAGCATATGTTTCCACCTGCCAAGTAAAGAGGTGTGCTACTTAATTCCTGCAACTTCTTTCTTGCAATAAAAAGACTAAAAAAGATAGCATAATTATCCCACTTGTTGAGAAGGTTTCCATCATATTTATACATCAGAGTATCATTTACTTGTATAACTGCTGTGTGCATCAATAAGGAGTTATAATGTAATCTTTGCTAATATGTGAAGAATAATATGTGAAGAATAGTTCTACTTGACAAAGAATAGCAAGCATGATGCAAATAACTAGACAAACATCAGGAATATATTTACAAATATTACGAGTAAATATTTACCCATGAAAAATAGTTGCTGAGCTGAGAAGCTTTCTTGTGCAACAGAACAACACACTAATAAATATGAGGTTCGCAAACATTACACCAGTTAGCATCTGGGAGCACCCACCAACAAAATACAGAGTGAAGTCAATATCTGCCACCAAGAGTCAATTTTATAAAGCAAAGTAACTTTTTACTTCAAACCTTCCCAAATTCCAGAAGAAATGACGTAAAACTCGCAGGCATGGTGTATTCCTTCTCATTTGTGCTCAAAACCCACATTTTGTCTAGAGCAGCTAAGGCAACACATATACTCTTATGGCATTCAAACGCACAAAGTCATCATTCCAAAATTCATGAAAATTTACAACACTTAATCACAGGATACAGATATCCAACATACCATACACCAGCACCAATTTCCACAACAAACTCTGTCGGAAAGAAAAAAATGCATTTACAAATGGTAAGTAAAATCCAATAGTATAACAGTGTATAAAAATTTACTCAAAATATAACTATGTCAAGGGATTATATTATACGGAGTACCTCAAAATTTACAGTCTCTTTACTGAACATATTGTAGAATACATGCCGATACGCTTTGGGCTTGTGCAGAATCAAATCAAGGATGAGAATCTGAATAGTACAAAGACAAGAAAACGAAAACAATGTACATcatatactcaaaatcatgcattaTACTCTTCTTTGATTCAATTACCATTACTTCACACTCGATGTACCCATCAGCAACAGCCTTGCAATTTCCCTAAAATTAATCCCGATGGATTATTGATTAACTCATAAGGTCAAAAAGTAATAACAAAATTTGAATGAGCCAACGAAAATGATGAATTACGCATTTCACGAGGCGAATATTTCCTGGAGAATACTGAATGTACAGTGTTTTGACAGGAAATCCACACCGCACACATCGGAAGTCAGTAGTAGTACGTTCCTCTTCACTAGTAGTAACACGGCTCGCCATTTTTGGTTTCGGAGTAAATCCAATTAGACGGCAACCTGATCAGAGCGAACAGTTCAGATAATCATTACTATTCGGATCACAAGGAGCGATACGAATCTACGGAATCAATAGATCTAATCAAATTAATTTGCCAGCAGTTAATGCGCAAGCAACAAATCGTTCGCAACTTAGAAACATGGATAGTATCAAACCACGAAATCCAGAGTGGAGGAATCAGGAGGCCGCCAATCAAGCAAAAGAGTTCCGGCAGAGTTTACGGCGACGCAAGCGGGCCGGTGAGGCAGAGGCGATAATTAGGGCTTTGGATTCCAATTTGGGAATTTGGAGCCAAAATTTTCAATTCATTTCAGAATTGACTCATCAAATTGGCATAAGAGCGTATGCAAAATGCAACGACGGAAGTTATGGGCGTCTTGAGACCGATGGCTCGTCCCAGCTTTCAAATTTCTCTTATATAtacctaggcatgcacaaaccaaACCGGACCGTAGGTTAACCGGCAGTTCGGAACCCccagttcatgaaccggaaccggcggtggCGGTTCGGCTgttcaagcgggccggttcaggttcggaaATATcacgaaccgtaaccggcggttcaccggTTCGAACCGTcaattcaataaaatttttaatttttttttattatttataaaataaatttttatatataaaaatcaatttttacaaataaataaatacaataattttataatagccCAGATTTATTTGTTGGATCTATGATtctaagaaaccattcttgattgtttctcttttatagagacatccttgaatattttgtgtttcactttcgatgtgatacaaaatatgttgaattattttctcttataagtacatgtttagatcattcattcatctttttccattgtgggatacaaaactttcatttgttttctacttttctttattttttactacattttattgttcactaactttatctttatttttgttatgattcgttttctaagacaaatttatagataataatagaatcaaatagaatagttcaattaaatttgaatgttgcatgttgctcataatttctatatttatagaatgtggatgtgttcaaataataataacaattggatttaaatgtgctcaattttaagaattctaagaaaccattcttggttgtttctcttttatgtagacatccttgaatattttttgtttcacttttaatgtgagacaaaatatgttgaagtattttcttttataactacatgtttagatcattcattcatcatTTTCCAAtatgggatacaaaacttttattgttttctacttttctttattttttactacattttattattcactaactttatctttatttttgttatgattctttttctaagccaaatttatagataataatagcatcaactagaatagtttaattaaatttgaatgttgcatgttgctaataatttgtatatttatagaatgttgacgtgttcaaataattggatttaaatgtaagtatgttgttgatttttctcaatatattgattaaaatgtgaaaaaaataacaaataatataattggtataataatgataaaaatagataactaaagaatgatttgtttagtggtatatattgtttatatattagtagtagactaatattatgattttgtataatagttgttattctaatagatgtagtataatttatataaataaaattattatttgtgaatatattcttgatagataagaataaacaattattgagtaatatgatttgtatatagataaataattattcatattatagttattattagattaatacaatttgtataataattattctcttaatgtgtataaattataatggtatttattagttaatatacacataaacttatacacaaacaaatcgataatgataaagaattaaagaataatattttatgtaattatatttgttgttaagttataataatagaagatagttaagatataaactaatataaacaaagatgatagagatgtatcatgtagttataaataaggagttttatcccacattgaaagtgtcacgacccaattctcgttaaggataacaagattgagtaattcgcgactaatgggggattaaagaagcggggtaGAAGGGGGGTGAAAATCAAGGGAAACTGGAAGGAATACTAGTCAAATAAACACTGCAAACAAGGAACCGAATATTTGGTTACATGTTCTCAAATAGAATCATTCACCACAACAACCAAATCAGAGTTCGAAGGTGAGACAATAAGCTTCTCACTTAACGAAATAAATGCAGCGGAAAGAGGTCCctactaaacgacttcgtgtatgaagacacgaatcgccGAGAAATCCACAAGcttatttaatagcatcgactccgatcaattcaTCCTTCaacttgacgttcaacctgcacatttataaatacatgcagggctgagtacaggagtactcagtggacacgtgccaaaaacaaaacatacatacataagttgtcatccatccacagtatcacacgggggttttcttaaaaggcccgagcatactaaattcttttgtgatcttaaaagtccgactgatcagtctaagttcttggTATTCCCTCCCTGTCTGAGAAACCAgtgccgtgaaggtggccaccttcaacgaacaccctcgccggccaacctctctctaggatggctcacagcgctCGCGCGTATAAGTCTGTGTTGGGATTTTACCCActctcagacccgaattcgttatcAATTTTGTTGGCATCGCCAAACTCCCGGCATATAGCCCTCACAGACAagtatcaaaacaaatattttatggcatgacaacaactttaaaagagatgatcacatcttcatttttcagaaaagatatttcataacttcaaaacatttgctttatatccacactatagtgctggatattaaaagaaagcccacctcttGTGCTTATCTTCACTTAATTTCCTCGCTGGGCCTCACTTGCCCCTGAATATTTTTCTCCTTTGAAAAATAATAGCGTAACACGCGAATTAGCACTTGAACCATTTCtctaaaaaaaatgcatgcatcctataggATAGCATCTATCccttagtctcggcttataggatttCTCTTTAAATCCTAACTTGGCTTTACTGCTCTGCAgcacttaattattttctttacttccgttggagaaattctattttctcaatAAATATGGATCCTTAAAATCCCTCCTTAAATTCCTTCTTCTTCGGAtttttttcttaaggccgcccatctTCTTTGTTTAAATTTAGAGGTCCAAATCCTCAATGTAATAAAGTGTCCCACTTATTCTCTCAAAATCCTCCTTGGCCcagcttaattaatttcatggCCCTACTCACAATTTCTCCACGTATTAGTTCCGTCGACCCACTCCTCACttttcattcttttatttccaaTTCCCTTGCTCcaagtaattaaataatttggcCCAGTgctttaaataaaattttcagcccataCTCATCTAAGCTACTAAGgcccaaattaattaatttagaacAAAAGGCCCAATCTAGAATAAGATACACAAAATGGGTAGCCCATTTCTTTTCACCCATCGTGACTCATTCTCTCTTCCTCAccgcgtctctctctctctcccccacTTCTCTCTTTCCAGATTTAGGGATCTCTCCCAATTCCCTAATTTGAGAACCACCGCAGCATCGCCTAATCTCAATTCCTCTCGCCTTTCCCTTCGCCGACCAGACTCGCCGGGTTCCTCCGGCGCTCGCTTCCTCCTCTGCTCCATTCCTCAACACTACAATTCTACAATTAAGCAATCACCAATTGAAGTAGCAGCAGCTGCCCTTTCTCCGTCGAGCTTGGCCGTTCAGCGCGCAAGGCTGCCGCTTGCGGCGTCGCTCGGCGTCGACTCCAGCAGCTCGCCGCCTCCATCGAATCCTTGCAGCGCCGGTTCTTCCTCACGCCGGCGAGGCTTCCGCCGCCTCCGACGGAGTTACCGACGCGGAGGAGGCATCGCCTCTCTCTCGCTCTTCTCCCATCCGACGAAATCGCCATCCGATGCTCGGCTCTCGCCGGACAGCCTTACACACTAAGCTAAGTCCCCTTTCCCTATCCCCTTTCGCCATTTCGTGATCTATTCCGAGCTATGCAGCAGTTTGCTATTGTCTTGTTATATTAAATCCTTGTTCTTGTGATTTTTGTGCTTTGAGGGGAAGTTGGGCAGTAGCTTGGTGGTATGGGGATTCTTGGCTATGTGTTGTGATTTATGGGAGCATTAGCTCACTGGAGAGATTCTTTACTGCAGTGGCATATGTGAAACCGATTCTTGACTTTTCCTTGATTAGCTTATTGTGGGAAGACTTGATGGTTTATTGTTGTTCTATAATGGATATGAGGATCCTATTGGCAAAACTAAGTTCTTGTGCTATCTTTGTTCTACATGATGCAAAGAGGGTGTTATCGAGGGGATTACCTCGTTCGGTGATTCCTCTCGGCTCTCGGCTGCCCCCTTTACTGCCGCCGCCCCTCACTCTGTCGTCCTTCACTCCGTCACGCTCCTTGCGCGAGAATTTGATAGAATATGGTTGTGGAGTGGGGAAGAGGGcggtggtatttataggcagCTGCCTTGGCCTCTTGTGGCAGAAACTTGGGGCATTGTGATCCCCCTTTTGGTTATCACCATAGCTCCCTTTCGAGCTCTATAAGTATGTTGAACATGCTACATTTGTGTAAGCCTTAGGGCTGTTTGTAGGCTGATTCTCCAGCCTAGGATTGTGTGGATTTACCTTGCTCCTTTGAGCTAGGTGATGAGCTCACTTTATCGAGGCTTTTTTGACTGATTTCCTCTTTGATGATACCTTGGGAAAAACCGACGGGCTGACTCTTACAGCTTTTATTTGGTTTCTTTAGCTATCTTGTTTAGCTTATCTTGTCCCCTTCCACATTTTGGTTTGGTCTTCCCCTATTTTCCAACTATGAGTCTATGCTAATCCCTTTTTTTGTGTAAATTGGCAGGGTCCTCGAGATGCACTCGCTGCCACAATTGCTTGGAGCTTCATGGGGATCAACTTCGAGAAGGaaagagatggaggaagggaAGAGAATCTACCCTTGCACTACTTTGGTTTTTATACCAAATTAGGATACTCTCTAGAATTCTATTACTAGAGGTGGAAGAAGGGATGATGTAGTGTAGATGTGTGTAGTCTCCATCACTTATGTAGTATGTACTACTAATGTCTTTATAATTTCACGAAATTGTATCCCACAAATTGTTCTTTCAGCAAAAGTATATTATTTACCTTCCTATTTGCATAAATCTCCTTGCAACTTGTTTCTCTCCACACAGTATTTATTCCGACGTCGGGAGTTACCACGAAAAATTCTACGCTCTCCAAACGAGAATTAATCGAGCTAATAAATCCGActtaatcaaaataaaa
It contains:
- the LOC121789577 gene encoding protein ARV 1-like; its protein translation is MASRVTTSEEERTTTDFRCVRCGFPVKTLYIQYSPGNIRLVKCGNCKAVADGYIECEVMILILDLILHKPKAYRHVFYNMFSKETVNFESLLWKLVLVYGMLDIYKMWVLSTNEKEYTMPASFTSFLLEFGKMLTGVMFANLIFISVLFCCTRKLLSSATIFHGWKHMLFVVVVSSYFKLFVLAMMVWEFPSSVIVIIDVFVLSSNTVALKVITNSVMSRSLLVCALAHGLKCFTSRSKAFGLQS